A genomic region of Capnocytophaga canimorsus contains the following coding sequences:
- the clpB gene encoding ATP-dependent chaperone ClpB, with protein sequence MNFNNYTIKSQEAVQRAQQIAQSYGHQELQNEHFFKAIEEVDQNVLPFLLKKLNIKREQLSKVLETALQSFPKVSGGQMSLSREANTMLNEAANIAKKMNDEYVSIEHLISAIFKSNSKIGQSLKDQGVKEKDLEKAIQELRKGERVTSASAEETYNSLNKYAKNLNQMADSGKLDPVIGRDEEIRRVLQILSRRTKNNPMLVGEPGVGKTAIAEGLAHRIVQGDVPENLKDKSIYSLDMGALIAGAKYKGEFEERLKSVVKEVTSSDGNIILFIDEIHTLVGAGGGEGAMDAANILKPALARGELRAIGATTLDEYQKYFEKDKALERRFQKVMVEEPDTESAISILRGIKEKYETHHKVRIKDEAIIAAVELSERYITNRFLPDKAIDLMDEAAAKLRMEINSKPEELDVLDRKIMQLEIEIEAIKRENDEQKLKMLYADVANLKEERNDIFAKWQSEKNVIDEVQTTKEAIENYKLEAEKAEREGDYAKVAELRYGKIKEAQDKLVLLQEKLDEAQGNSLIKEEVTSENIAEVVAKWTGIPVTKMLQGEREKLLKLESELHKRVVGQEEAIEAISDAIRRSKAGLQDPKKPIGSFLFLGTTGVGKTELAKALAEYLFDDENAMTRIDMSEYQERHAVSRLVGAPPGYVGYDEGGQLTEAVRRRPYSVILLDEIEKAHPDTFNILLQVLDEGRLTDNKGRTADFKNTIIIMTSNIGSHLIQESFEKYANDLEKATEIAKDDVLQLLKQSVRPEFINRIDDIVMFTPLTRENIRSIVRLQLRSIIKMVARENILLDATDQAIDYLAEKGFDPQFGARPVKRTLQKEVLNRLSKEILSGNIHKDKTILLDAFDNQLVFRN encoded by the coding sequence ATGAATTTTAACAATTATACCATCAAATCGCAAGAAGCCGTACAACGAGCCCAGCAAATAGCTCAAAGTTACGGACATCAAGAATTGCAAAACGAACACTTTTTCAAAGCCATTGAAGAAGTTGACCAAAACGTATTGCCTTTCTTACTTAAAAAACTGAATATCAAAAGAGAGCAACTCTCAAAAGTGTTAGAAACTGCCTTACAAAGTTTTCCAAAGGTTAGTGGCGGACAAATGTCGCTCTCACGCGAAGCAAATACAATGCTCAACGAGGCGGCAAACATCGCCAAAAAAATGAATGACGAATACGTTTCCATTGAGCATTTAATTTCAGCTATCTTCAAGTCAAACAGCAAGATAGGACAATCTCTTAAAGACCAAGGCGTTAAAGAAAAAGACCTTGAAAAAGCCATTCAGGAATTGCGTAAAGGTGAACGCGTAACTTCGGCTTCCGCAGAAGAAACCTACAACTCGCTTAACAAATACGCGAAAAATCTCAATCAAATGGCGGATAGTGGCAAACTTGACCCCGTGATTGGGCGTGATGAAGAAATCCGTCGTGTATTGCAAATCCTTTCTCGACGAACCAAAAACAACCCAATGCTCGTAGGAGAACCTGGAGTAGGAAAAACTGCCATCGCCGAAGGATTAGCTCATCGTATTGTTCAAGGAGATGTTCCTGAAAATCTGAAAGATAAATCCATCTATTCTTTGGATATGGGAGCCTTGATTGCAGGTGCGAAATACAAAGGCGAATTTGAAGAACGACTAAAATCCGTTGTAAAAGAAGTTACTTCGTCAGACGGAAATATCATTCTTTTCATTGACGAAATCCATACGCTTGTGGGTGCTGGTGGTGGCGAAGGAGCAATGGACGCTGCCAACATTCTCAAACCTGCTTTGGCTCGAGGCGAATTACGTGCTATCGGAGCCACAACATTGGACGAATATCAAAAATATTTCGAAAAAGACAAAGCCTTAGAGCGTCGTTTTCAGAAAGTTATGGTAGAAGAACCCGATACAGAAAGTGCCATTTCTATCCTTCGTGGAATTAAAGAAAAGTACGAAACGCATCACAAAGTTCGCATCAAAGACGAAGCCATCATTGCTGCCGTTGAACTTTCCGAGCGTTACATTACCAATCGTTTTCTGCCCGATAAAGCGATTGATTTAATGGACGAAGCCGCTGCAAAATTGCGTATGGAAATCAATTCGAAACCCGAAGAATTGGATGTTCTCGATCGAAAAATAATGCAGTTAGAGATTGAAATTGAAGCCATTAAGCGTGAAAATGATGAGCAAAAACTCAAAATGCTTTATGCCGATGTAGCCAATTTGAAGGAAGAGCGAAACGATATTTTCGCCAAATGGCAAAGCGAAAAGAATGTGATTGACGAGGTGCAAACCACCAAAGAAGCCATCGAAAATTACAAACTTGAAGCTGAAAAAGCCGAACGCGAGGGCGATTATGCTAAAGTAGCCGAACTTCGTTATGGAAAAATCAAAGAAGCCCAAGACAAATTGGTACTTCTTCAAGAAAAATTAGACGAAGCACAAGGTAATTCCCTTATAAAAGAGGAAGTTACATCGGAAAATATCGCCGAAGTAGTTGCCAAATGGACAGGAATTCCTGTAACGAAAATGTTGCAAGGCGAACGCGAAAAATTACTGAAATTAGAAAGCGAACTGCACAAACGTGTCGTAGGGCAAGAGGAAGCCATCGAAGCCATTTCCGATGCTATCCGCCGAAGCAAGGCAGGTTTACAAGACCCGAAAAAGCCTATCGGTTCGTTCCTTTTCTTGGGTACAACTGGGGTCGGAAAAACCGAACTTGCCAAAGCCCTTGCCGAGTATCTATTTGACGATGAGAATGCTATGACGCGTATAGATATGAGCGAATATCAAGAACGCCACGCCGTTAGCCGATTGGTAGGAGCTCCTCCTGGGTACGTGGGCTACGACGAAGGTGGACAACTTACCGAAGCCGTTCGCCGAAGACCTTATTCAGTAATTTTGTTGGACGAAATCGAAAAGGCTCATCCCGACACGTTTAACATTCTGTTACAAGTACTTGACGAAGGGCGACTTACAGACAACAAAGGGCGTACTGCCGATTTCAAAAACACCATTATCATTATGACCTCCAACATTGGTAGCCATTTGATACAAGAAAGTTTTGAAAAATACGCAAATGACCTTGAAAAAGCCACCGAAATTGCCAAAGATGATGTCTTGCAATTATTGAAGCAATCGGTTCGCCCTGAGTTCATTAACCGAATTGATGATATTGTGATGTTTACGCCACTCACTCGCGAAAATATCCGAAGCATTGTACGTTTGCAATTGCGTTCTATCATCAAAATGGTAGCTCGTGAAAATATTTTGCTTGATGCTACCGATCAGGCGATTGATTATTTAGCAGAAAAAGGCTTTGACCCTCAATTTGGAGCTCGTCCCGTAAAACGAACACTTCAAAAAGAGGTACTTAACCGACTATCTAAAGAAATTTTGAGTGGTAACATTCACAAAGATAAAACTATTCTATTAGATGCCTTTGATAATCAATTAGTTTTCAGAAATTAA
- a CDS encoding SDR family NAD(P)-dependent oxidoreductase: MAKKIIITGTSRGIGLALAKQLAEAGHQVLALSRNETPIQALKHQGIQSLPFDITSRTSLGQLSIFLKEQWGRVDVLIHNAGKLVNKPFEVITSSDFLSVYEVNVFGVAHLTQVVLPFMPTESHVVAISSMGGVQGSLKFSGLAAYSSSKGALITLMELLAEEYKDKKIAFNTLALGAVQTEMLQEAFPDYQANTSPEQMAEFIANFALNGHRWFNGKLIQVSNTTP, from the coding sequence GTGGCTAAAAAAATCATTATTACAGGAACAAGTAGAGGTATCGGACTTGCATTAGCAAAACAATTAGCAGAGGCTGGGCATCAGGTTTTGGCACTTTCACGTAATGAAACCCCGATACAAGCCTTGAAACATCAAGGCATTCAGAGTTTACCTTTTGATATTACTTCCAGAACCAGTTTGGGGCAACTTTCAATATTTTTAAAAGAACAATGGGGTAGGGTAGATGTGCTTATTCATAATGCTGGAAAATTGGTAAACAAACCTTTTGAAGTAATTACTTCTTCTGATTTCTTATCGGTATATGAAGTGAATGTATTTGGTGTGGCTCATCTTACCCAAGTAGTTTTACCTTTTATGCCTACTGAAAGTCACGTAGTTGCTATAAGCAGTATGGGAGGGGTTCAAGGAAGTTTAAAGTTCTCGGGCTTAGCCGCGTATAGCTCATCAAAGGGCGCTTTAATTACTTTGATGGAACTACTTGCCGAAGAATATAAAGATAAAAAAATAGCTTTCAATACATTAGCTTTGGGGGCAGTACAAACTGAGATGCTTCAAGAGGCTTTTCCCGATTATCAAGCGAATACTTCACCGGAGCAAATGGCTGAATTTATAGCTAATTTTGCACTAAACGGACATAGATGGTTTAATGGAAAACTCATACAAGTTTCAAATACAACACCTTGA